CCGCGGCCACGACGCCGGGCGTGTCGACCGCGCCGATCGGCAGCACGGGCTCGGTGCAAAGCGCACCGCTGAACAACAACGCGCCGGCCGTGGTCGGCGCTGCGATGCCGCCGCTCTACGGCGGCCCGACCAACGGTACGCCCGCGAATGGTGCGCTCGCTGCGCCTGCGGCCAATTCCTCTGCGGCGAGCGCCGACACCGGCAGCGTCGCGGCGGGCAACGTAGCATTTGCATGGCCGGTGCGCGGTCCGCTACTCGGCACGTTTAACGACTCGACCAACAAGGGCGTGAATATCGGTGGCTCCGCGGGCGAGCCGGTCAAAGCGTCAGCGGATGGTCGGGTCGTCTATGCCGGAAATGGGCTGCGTGGTTACGGCAATCTCATTATCATCAAGCATGATGCAACTTATCTCACCGCGTATGCACACAACCGCGCTTTGATGGTAAAAGAGGGGGACGCGGTAACGAAAGGACAGAAAATCGCGGAGATGGGCAATAGCGATTCCGACCGCGTGATGTTGCATTTCGAAGTTCGCCGACAGGGTAAACCAGTCGACCCACTGAAGTATTTGCCGCCGCAATAAGCGATACGACCATGCCGAAATCGAAGCGCCGCCCACCGCAAGCCGAGTCTGAAAAGATCAGCGAAGTCACGTCCGCCGCAGCAGTGGACGAAAGCGGCGCTTCGGAAGTGGAAGACGAGGTCGTCGAGGAGCGCGGACTCGACGAACGCCAGAGCGGCCTCGACGACAGCGAGGGCGCTGACACGCGCGAAGGCACGGCCGACGCGCTGCCCGATGCCGACGATTTCCGCGCACTGCTGCAGGCCGAACTCACGGCCGACACGATCCAGCATTATCTGAATCGCATCAGCGTGAAGCCGCTGCTCACCGTCGAGGAAGAGCAGAAATATTCGCGCCTTGCCAAGGCCGGCGAGTTCGAAGCGCGGCAGGTGATGATCGAGCGCAATCTGCGGCTGGTCGTCAGCATTGCCAAGGGTTATCTGAATCGCGGCGTGCCGCTGCTCGATCTGATCGAAGAGGGCAATCTCGGCCTCATGCACGCAATCGAGAAATTCGATCCGACGCGCGGCTTCCGTTTTTCGACTTACGCGACGTGGTGGATCCGCCAGAGCATCGAGCGCGCGATCATGAACCAGGCGCGCACCGTGCGATTACCCGTGCATGTGATTCGTGAGCTCAACCAGGTGTTGCGCGCGAAGCGTCATCTGGAAAAGAACTCGATGAATTCCGGCGAGGCGGCCGAGCGCCGTGACGCGAGCATCGACGACATCGCCTATCTGACCGGCAAGACCGCCGACGAAGTGACCGACATCCTCGCGTTGAACGAGCACACCGCGTCGCTCGACGCCCCGCTCGACCTCGATCCGGCCAGCAGTCTGCTCGATTTGCTGTCGGACGACCAGAGCCAGTCGCCAGACGCCGAGGTGCAGCATCGCGAGCTTGAAACGCTGACGCGGGCCTGGCTCGCGCGCTTGTCGGACAAGCACCGCCATGTGATCGAACGGCGCTTCGGTCTGAATCACATCGAGCCCGCCACGCTCGAGGAACTGGCCGACGAAATGGGCCTCACGCGCGAGCGTGTGCGCCAGATCCAACAGGAAGCGCTGGTGCGACTCAAGCGCTTCTTCGCCTCGAACGGTGTCCGCAAAGACGCCGTTCTCTGACCTGATGACACCGATTCTTGTTTTCGACATCGAGACGATTCCCGATGTCGCCGGCATCCGCCGTCTCGAAGATTTGCCCGCGTCGATGAGCGACGCCGAAGTCGCCGAGCACGCGTTCGCCGCGCGCCGCGAAAAAACCGGCAGCGATTTTCTGCCGCATCACCTGCAAAGGGTCGCGGCGATTTCCTGCGTGTTCCGCGACAACAACGGTTTTCGCGTGCGCTCGCTCGGCGCGCCCGAGGACGGCGAGGCGACGCTCGTGCAGTCGTTCTATCGCGTGATCGAGAAGTACACGCCGCAGATCGTGTCCTGGAACGGCGGCGGTTTCGATCTGCCGGTGCTCAATTATCGCGCGCTCGTCAACGGCATCCCGGCCTACCGGTTCTGGGATCTCGGCGAGGACGACCGCGATTTCAAGTGGAATAACTACATCAGCCGCTACCACGCGCGCCACACCGATCTGATGGACGTGCTCGCGATGTACCAGGCGCGCGCCAATGCGCCGCTCGACGCGCTCGCGAAGATGTGCGGCTTCCCGGGCAAGATGGGCATGGACGGCAGCCAGGTCTGGCAGGCGTTCCAGCAAGGGCGCATCGAGGAAATCCGCAATTACTGCGAGACCGACGTCGTCAACACGTACCTGCTGTATTGCCGCTTCCAGTTGATTCGAGGCGGCTTTTCACCGTCGGAGTATGCCGACGAGATCAACCTCGTGAAGAACGCGCTTGCGCTGGAAACGGCGCCGCAGTGGGCCGGGTATCTGGCGGCGTTCGAGCAGTAAGCGCGAGCGAGCAGGGCTCGCGTGCGGCAGCCGCGCCGCGATCCGCACGCAGCGCAGGCGAGCCCGGCGCTTCGTCTACAATCTCGCCTTTCCCCACAGTTTGTCCAGGAAGTCCGCAGGTGTCCCGAACTGCCCCCCAACGTCGCTCGCCGCGGCGCTCATCGAAGCATGCCAGGGCGCAGGCCCCGGCGCCGGCGCCCGTCATCACCGGCAACGAACCGGTTATCGAAATCGTGTCGCTCGACATGGAAGCGCGCGGCGTAGGCCGCACCACGAGCGAAGACGGCACGTCAGGCAAGGTCGTGTTCGTCGAAGGCGCACTGCCGGGTGAACTCGTCAGCTATGCAACCTATCGCAGCAAGCCGAAATTCGAGCAAGCCGAAGTGGTCCAGGTGTTGCGCGAGAGCGTGATCCGCACGACACCGAAATGCGCGTACTTCGACATCTGCGGCGGCTGCTCGATGCAGCATCTCGACACGCGCGCGCAGGTGGCGGTCAAGCAACGCGTGCTCGAGGACAACCTGCAGCATCTGGCGAAGCTGCGCCCCGAAACGGTGTTCCGGCCGATTCACGGGCCGTCCTGGGGTTATCGCTATCGCGCACGGCTCGCGGTGCGCTTTCTACCCGAGCGCGGCGGCATGCGCATCGGCTTTCACGAGAAGAAGAGCAGCTATATCGCCGACATGAAGACCTGTGAGGTGCTGCCGCCGCATGTGTCGGCGCTGCTGATGCCGCTGCGCTTCATGGTCCGCAAGCTGTCGATCTACGACCGGATGCCGCAGCTCGAGCTCGCGGTCGGCTCGTCGGTGACGGCGCTCGTCGTGCGCAACCTCGAACCGCTGACGGCCGGGGACGAGCAGGTGCTGCGCGAGTTCGCCGACGAGCACGACGTGCAGTTCTGGATCCAGCCGGGTGGTCCCGACACGGCCACGCCGTTTTATCCGCTCGACGTGCAGCTCGAGTACACGCTGCCCGAATACGGTATCCGCATGCCGTTCAAGCCGACTGATTTCACGCAGGTCAATCACGCGATCAACCGCGTGCTGGTGAGCCGCGTATTGCGCTTGCTCGCGCCGTCGCGCACCGACCGCGTGCTCGACCTGTTCTGCGGGATCGGCAACTTCACGCTGCCGCTCGGGCGAATCTCGCGAGAAGTGGTCGGCATCGAGGGCAGCGAAGCGCTGGTCCAGCGCGCGCTCGCGAACGCGGAGCTAAACGGCGTCGCGGGGCATACGTCGTTCGCGTGCCGCAACCTGTTCGAAGTCACCGCCGACGACCTGCGCGCGCTCGGCCACTTCGACAAGTTCCTCATCGATCCGCCACGCGAGGGCGCGCTCGCGATCGCGAAGGCGCTCGCGGAGATCGCGCAGAGCGGCAACGGACCTCTGCCGAAGCGCATCGTCTACGTGTCGTGCGCGCCGGCGACACTCGCGCGCGACGCCGGCCTGCTCGTGCACGAGGCCGGCTATCGGCTGGTCGGCGCGGGCGTCGTCAACATGTTCCCGCATACGTCGCACGTGGAATCGATCGCGCTGTTCGAGCGCGATTGAGTCTCGCGGCGCGCATAAAGCAAAAACGCCACGACCGAGGTCGTGGCGTTTTTGCTTTCAGACGACGCTCAGCGTGGCGTCGGCGCGTGGGGCGTCAGAACTGCCACCACGACTTTGCCGTGCCGGCCCGTGCGCGGCCGGTGACATACGGGCTGTCGGGGAAGGTGCCGGCCAGCACGCGACGCGTGTCGTCGGCCAGTTGCTGGTTGTTCAGCTTCTCGTACGACAGGATCATGATGTGCAGCGCGTCTTCGATGGCCGGCGCGTTCTTGTACTCACGCAACGCGAGCTGCGCGCGGTTGATTGCGGCGACATAAGCGCCGCGGCGATAGTAGTAGTCCGCCGTGTGGACTTCGTGCGATGCAAGCGCATTCACGATGTAGCGCATGCGCTGCGCGGCGTCGGGCGCGTACTTGCTGTTCGGGAAACGGTCCACCACGACCTTGAACGCGTCATACGACTCGCGCAGCGACTTCGGATCGCGCTCGCTCATGTCCTGGCCCGAGAAGCGGCCGAACAGACCCAGGTCGTCGTTGAAGTGGATCATGCCTTTCAGGTAGTACGCGTAGGCGATGTCCGGATGATCGGGGTGCAGCTGGATGAAGCGGTCGATGGCCTGGTCGGCGGCGGCGTTTTCGTTGTCCTTCCAGTTGCAGTACGCGACGTTGATCTGCGCCTGCTGGGCGAAGTGGCCGAACGGGTCGCGGCCCTCGAGCATCTCGAAATACTTCGCGCACTTGCCGAAGTCACCACCGGTCAGGGCGTCGTTCGCCTCCGTATATAATTTGTTGTTGGGCCACGTTGCCGTTTCGTCGGTCTTCTCCGGCAGGCCGTGGCAAGCCGCGATAGCGACGACGGCCGCGGCGCACGCGACGTATCCGGCCACTTTCCGGGCCGCCTTCTTGATGGCCGCCAAATTGATCGCCGCTTCAGTGATGGTGTTCAAGGCTCGCATTTTCCAGTCTAGCTTTACGTCCAGGTGACCCAGACTCAATGACCCGCTCAAATACTCCAGGCACCGCAGGCGCCGGGAATGGCAACGAAGATTATAGCGTAAGCGCCGACCCCGCCGACGCGTTGGGCGCCGATTCCCTCGACGACGATTTCACCGGCGACGCGCTCGCGGCAAGCGGCCCGCAAGGCTCCGCGGCCACGGCCGCAGCCGTGCCGGTTCGCCCGGCCGACGAGGCGCCGCGCAGCGTCGTGGCGCCCGACGAACTGGCCGGCGAACGCCTCGACAAGGTGCTCGCGAAGGTATTTCCGGAGTTCTCGCGCAGCCGTCTGCAAAGCTGGATCGAGGCGCAGCGGGTACACGTCGACGGCAAGCCGGCCAGGATCCGCCAACCGGTGCCGCTTGGCGCCACGATCGAACTCGTGCCCGATCTGCTGCCCGAGCAGCTCGCCTTTACGCCCGAGCCGGTGCCGCTCGACATCGTCTACGAGGACGACACGCTCGTCGTCATCAACAAGCCGGCCGGCATGGTCGTGCATCCGGCCGCCGGCAACTGGAGCGGCACCGTGCTGAACGGTCTGCTGCACCGCTACGGCGAGGCCGCGGCGGGTCTGCCGCGCGCGGGCATCGTGCATCGGCTCGACAAGGAGACCTCGGGACTGATGGTGGTCGCGCGCACGCTCCAGGCGCAGACCGACCTCGTGCGTCAGTTGCAGGCGCGCACGGTGAAGCGCCGCTATCTCGCGCTCGTGTGGGGCAACATGCCCGACGAAGGCACGATCGACGCGCCGATCGGCCGCGATCCGCGCGAGCGCACGCGCATGGCCGTGGTGACGGGCGCGGCCGGCAAGCCGGCGCGCACGCATTTCCGGCGCGTCGCCTCGGCGATCTGGCAGCGTCAGCCGGTCACGGCGATTCACTGCGATCTGGAGACCGGGCGCACGCATCAGATTCGCGTGCATTGCGCGCATATCGGCCATCCGTTGCTTGGCGACCCCGTGTACGGACGCGCGCGCGGCAAGCGCTCGGTCACGCCGCTGCCGGACGGCTTCGCGCGTCAGGCGCTGCACGCGTGGCGGCTCGGGCTGATCCATCCGAACACCGGCCGCTCGATGCAATGGCGCGCCGACGTGCCCGCCGATATGGAGGCGTTGTCGGCGGCGCTCGGTCTGGGGCGCGACGACGCGGGCGGGTTCGACGACGCGTATGACGAGGATGAGGACTACGATGCATCGCTCGACGACGGCGCGTACGATGAAGACAGCGACCAGGACGAGGACGATCGCGCATGAGCAGGAATTTGCCGGAACTGAGTTTTGCCGATGTCGTGCAACCCCCGTGGAACGTGTCGCCGCGCGTGCGCGCGCTGGTGACCACCCGTGACGGCGGCGTCAGCGACGCGCCGTTCGGCCGCTGGCGCGACGGCGCTGACCGGCCAGGCGGTCTGAATCTGGGCCTGAAGACCGGCGACGATCCCGCCGCGGTCGCGAGCAATCGCGCACGGCTCGTCGCGCTGACCGGTGTTCGCGAGGCCGCGTGGCTCGAACAGATCCACGGCGCGGCCATCGTACGTGCGGAGGATGCGCTCGCGCACGCGCGCGAGCATGGCGCGCCGGCGCGCGCCGACGCGGGCGTCACCGATCGCGCGGGCATCGCGTGCGTCGTGATGGTGGCCGATTGCATGCCGGTGCTGTTGTGCGACGAAGCGGGGCGCGCGGTCGGCGCGGCGCATGCCGGCTGGCGCGGACTCGCGGCGGGCATCGTCGAGCAGACGGCAGCGCGGGTCGCGGCGCTGGCGGGGGTGCAGGCGAACGAGCTGCATGCGTACTTGGGACCGTCGATCGGGCCCAACGCATTTGAAGTCGGCACGGACGTGCGTGACGCCTTCATGAATGGGACCGACGGCGCACAACGCAATGCGGCCGCGAAGGCATTCGTCGCGCATCCCGAGAATGCCGGCAAATATCTCGCCGATCTGCCCGCGCTCGCGCGCCTGCGTCTGCAGCGGCTCGGCGTGACGCGCATCAGCGGCGGCGATCTGTGCACGGTCACGCTGCGCGAGCGTTTTTACTCGTATCGCCGCGACCGCGAAACCGGCCGTATGGCCGCGCTGATCTGGATCGACGAACAGGCGCAATCCATTGCCGATTAATTCGGGATGCCGCGCGTGCGCATCTCGTCATACTTTTAGAATCGAACGGTGGTTTTATTCCATCTGAATGAGCCTCGGCTCATGATTGTCGAATCTGATTGCGGGTGCGCCGCCGAAAGCCTGTGTCCGGGCCGTCAGCCGGATTTTTGTTGCACTGCCGAAACGCCCGCCGATAGCGCGAATCGGCCGCCGGCTGTGTGGGCGGCCGAACGGATAAATATGCTTAAATGCCATGCGTCGCGGGAGTTTGTCGATCTGCGCCCCGCGTGAGTCATTGGGTCCGTGATAGCGCGATTAGCCATACAGGGAAAACGATAATTAAAAAGCTATCGCACTGCGGCAAAATCGGGAACAAGCATTGACATGCCTTGTGATGGGGAGCAAGAATGTTCGTCCAAGCTCCTCCTTGTTCATGGGCCAGGGCGTGACGGATTCGCGAGTCATCGCTACGCGCACATGAACCTGCCTCTCAACCCGTCCGCGAGGACTTACCGGTCAAAAGCAGGCATGGCAGCATCTCATTCCTCAGCTTCCCCCAGCACGGACTCCTCGAAGGAGCACACGCAGCAGGCCGGTACGAGCGGTGCATCGTCAGCCGCAGGCATGCAGCAATTTCTCGACGCCTGGATGAACGCATGGCGTTCGTTCGGCGCCCCGCCAAACGGCACGATGTTCCAGATTCCCTCACTGCCGCACATGCCGGACCTCGCGCAGATCGCGGCAGGCTTCCCGCAAATACCCGCGTTTCCCGGCATGCCCGACTTCAGCAAGCTCGCCGCCGGCGCGCTGCCGTCGTTGCCGGCGCTGAGCATTCCCGCCGCCGCGATTCCGCCCGAGCGTTTGCAGAAGCTGCAGACCGACTATTCGCGCGAAGCGATGGAACTGATCCAGCAGGCCACCACGTCGGCGAGCAAGGCGCCCGAACTCAAGGACCGGCGCTTTAGCGCGGACGCCTGGAGCGCGGCGCCGGCCTACGCGTTCACCGCCGCATGGTATCTGCTGAACGCGCGCTATCTGCAGCAGATGGTCGACGCGCTCGACACCGTGCCGAAAATGCGCGAGCGCATTCGCTTCGCGGTTCAGCAGTGGACCGCGGCGGCCTCGCCGAGCAACTACTTGGCGCTGAATCCCGAAGCGCAGAAAACGCTGCTCGACAGCAACGGCGAGAGCCTTCGCCAAGGAGTGATGAACCTGCTCGGCGACCTGCAGCGCGGCAAGATTTCCCAAACCGACGAATCGCGTTTCGCGGTTGGCGAGAACCTTGCCAACACCGAGGGCTCGGTCGTGTTCGAGAACGAGCTGCTGCAGCTGATCCAATATAAGCCGCGCACGCCGAGCGTGCGCGAGCGGCCGCTGCTTATCGTGCCGCCGTGCATCAACAAGTTCTACATTCTCGATCTGCAGCCCGAAAACTCGCTGGTCGCGCACGCGCTCGATTCGGGCCACCAGGTGTTCCTGATTTCGTGGCGCAACGCGGATCAGTCCATCGCGCACAAGACATGGGACGACTACATCGACGAGGGCGTGCTCACGTCGATCGATACCGTGCGCAAGATCAGCGGCCGCGAGCAGATCAATACGCTCGGCTTCTGCGTCGGCGGCACGATGCTCGCCACCGCGCTCGCGGTGGCCGCGGCGCGCGGCGAACATCCGGCCGCGTCGATGACGCTGCTCACGGCGATGCTCGACTTCTCCGACACGGGCGTGCTCGACATATTCGTCGACGAGGCGCATGTGCAGATGCGCGAGCAGACCATCGGCGGCAAGAACGGCGCGCCGCCGGGACTGATGCGCGGCATCGAGTTCGCCAACACGTTCTCGTTCCTGCGTCCGAACGACCTCGTATGGAACTACGTCGTCGACAGCTATCTGAAGGGCCGCACGCCGGTGCCGTTCGACCTGCTGTACTGGAACAGCGACTCGACCAGTCTGCCGGGGCCCATGTACGTCTGGTATCTGCGCAACACGTATCTTGAGAACAAGCTGCGCGAGCCCGGTGCATTGACCACCTGCGGCGAGCCGATCGATCTAACGAAAATCGACGTGCCGACCTTCATTTACGGTTCACGCGAAGACCATATCGTGCCGTGGCAAACCGCGTATGCGTCGGCGCCACTGCTTACCGGACCGCTGAAGTTCGTGCTCGGCGCATCGGGCCATATCGCCGGCGTGATCAATCCGCCCGCGAAGAACAAGCGCAGCTTCTGGAAGCTCGATACCGACGCGAAGACGCTGCCCGAACGCGCGGACGATTGGTTCGACGCGGCGACCGAAGTGCCCGGCAGCTGGTGGCCCGAATGGACCGGGTGGCTCGATCAGTACGGCGGCAAGAAAGTGAAGCCGCGCGCCACGCTGGGCTCCGACGAATTCCCGGTCATCGAGCCGGCGCCGGGCCGCTACGTGCGGCAACGGGAGTAAGGTTCACGCACAGGCTCGACGCGCGCGTCCGATGTTGCTGTCGACGTCGGCCATAGCGCGCAGTCAGCAGGTGCGTAGCTGTTTGGCAGGTGAATGAGCGTCTGGTTGACGAAGGCGTGAGAGCAACGCGAGTTGCAACGCAATTTTTAACGTAACGGGCTGCGGCGCGGTTGGCCGCGATGCCCGGAGGATATGGAAATGACTGATGTTGTGATCGTATCGGCCGCTCGTACTGCAGTGGGCAAGTTTGGTGGGTCGCTGGCGAAGATCGCCGCGCCCGAACTCGGCGCGCTCGCGGTGCGCGCCGTGCTCGAACGGGCAGGCGTGAAGCCGGAACAGGTGAGCGAAGTTATTCTGGGCCAGGTGCTGACCGCGGGCTCCGGTCAGAACCCCGCGCGTCAGGCGCTGATCAAGGCGGGGTTGCCGTCGTCCGTGCCGGGCATGACGATCAACAAGGTCTGCGGCTCCGGTCTGAAGGCCGTGATGCTCGCGGCCAACGCGATCATTGCCGGCGACGCGGACATCGTCGTCGCAGGCGGCCAGGAAAACATGAGCGCCGCGCCGCACGTGCTGCCGGGTTCGCGCGACGGTTTCCGCATGGGTGACGCGAAGCTGATCGACTCGATGATCGTCGACGGCCTGTGGGACGTCTACAACCAGTACCACATGGGCGTGAC
Above is a window of Paraburkholderia sprentiae WSM5005 DNA encoding:
- a CDS encoding peptidoglycan DD-metalloendopeptidase family protein, giving the protein MSMLRAMQRTTPNTPMTVTQRSVCVLALSLLMTACASRLDQAPVVDRSGAGTLGTAQAAAQPAVPLGPPPPGYYRVKPGDTLYRIALENGQNYRDISTWNNLTNPNQIEVGQLLRVVPPGANTAATTPGVSTAPIGSTGSVQSAPLNNNAPAVVGAAMPPLYGGPTNGTPANGALAAPAANSSAASADTGSVAAGNVAFAWPVRGPLLGTFNDSTNKGVNIGGSAGEPVKASADGRVVYAGNGLRGYGNLIIIKHDATYLTAYAHNRALMVKEGDAVTKGQKIAEMGNSDSDRVMLHFEVRRQGKPVDPLKYLPPQ
- the rpoS gene encoding RNA polymerase sigma factor RpoS; the encoded protein is MPKSKRRPPQAESEKISEVTSAAAVDESGASEVEDEVVEERGLDERQSGLDDSEGADTREGTADALPDADDFRALLQAELTADTIQHYLNRISVKPLLTVEEEQKYSRLAKAGEFEARQVMIERNLRLVVSIAKGYLNRGVPLLDLIEEGNLGLMHAIEKFDPTRGFRFSTYATWWIRQSIERAIMNQARTVRLPVHVIRELNQVLRAKRHLEKNSMNSGEAAERRDASIDDIAYLTGKTADEVTDILALNEHTASLDAPLDLDPASSLLDLLSDDQSQSPDAEVQHRELETLTRAWLARLSDKHRHVIERRFGLNHIEPATLEELADEMGLTRERVRQIQQEALVRLKRFFASNGVRKDAVL
- a CDS encoding 3'-5' exonuclease gives rise to the protein MTPILVFDIETIPDVAGIRRLEDLPASMSDAEVAEHAFAARREKTGSDFLPHHLQRVAAISCVFRDNNGFRVRSLGAPEDGEATLVQSFYRVIEKYTPQIVSWNGGGFDLPVLNYRALVNGIPAYRFWDLGEDDRDFKWNNYISRYHARHTDLMDVLAMYQARANAPLDALAKMCGFPGKMGMDGSQVWQAFQQGRIEEIRNYCETDVVNTYLLYCRFQLIRGGFSPSEYADEINLVKNALALETAPQWAGYLAAFEQ
- the rlmD gene encoding 23S rRNA (uracil(1939)-C(5))-methyltransferase RlmD codes for the protein MSRTAPQRRSPRRSSKHARAQAPAPAPVITGNEPVIEIVSLDMEARGVGRTTSEDGTSGKVVFVEGALPGELVSYATYRSKPKFEQAEVVQVLRESVIRTTPKCAYFDICGGCSMQHLDTRAQVAVKQRVLEDNLQHLAKLRPETVFRPIHGPSWGYRYRARLAVRFLPERGGMRIGFHEKKSSYIADMKTCEVLPPHVSALLMPLRFMVRKLSIYDRMPQLELAVGSSVTALVVRNLEPLTAGDEQVLREFADEHDVQFWIQPGGPDTATPFYPLDVQLEYTLPEYGIRMPFKPTDFTQVNHAINRVLVSRVLRLLAPSRTDRVLDLFCGIGNFTLPLGRISREVVGIEGSEALVQRALANAELNGVAGHTSFACRNLFEVTADDLRALGHFDKFLIDPPREGALAIAKALAEIAQSGNGPLPKRIVYVSCAPATLARDAGLLVHEAGYRLVGAGVVNMFPHTSHVESIALFERD
- a CDS encoding outer membrane protein assembly factor BamD, encoding MRALNTITEAAINLAAIKKAARKVAGYVACAAAVVAIAACHGLPEKTDETATWPNNKLYTEANDALTGGDFGKCAKYFEMLEGRDPFGHFAQQAQINVAYCNWKDNENAAADQAIDRFIQLHPDHPDIAYAYYLKGMIHFNDDLGLFGRFSGQDMSERDPKSLRESYDAFKVVVDRFPNSKYAPDAAQRMRYIVNALASHEVHTADYYYRRGAYVAAINRAQLALREYKNAPAIEDALHIMILSYEKLNNQQLADDTRRVLAGTFPDSPYVTGRARAGTAKSWWQF
- a CDS encoding RluA family pseudouridine synthase: MTRSNTPGTAGAGNGNEDYSVSADPADALGADSLDDDFTGDALAASGPQGSAATAAAVPVRPADEAPRSVVAPDELAGERLDKVLAKVFPEFSRSRLQSWIEAQRVHVDGKPARIRQPVPLGATIELVPDLLPEQLAFTPEPVPLDIVYEDDTLVVINKPAGMVVHPAAGNWSGTVLNGLLHRYGEAAAGLPRAGIVHRLDKETSGLMVVARTLQAQTDLVRQLQARTVKRRYLALVWGNMPDEGTIDAPIGRDPRERTRMAVVTGAAGKPARTHFRRVASAIWQRQPVTAIHCDLETGRTHQIRVHCAHIGHPLLGDPVYGRARGKRSVTPLPDGFARQALHAWRLGLIHPNTGRSMQWRADVPADMEALSAALGLGRDDAGGFDDAYDEDEDYDASLDDGAYDEDSDQDEDDRA
- the pgeF gene encoding peptidoglycan editing factor PgeF; this encodes MSRNLPELSFADVVQPPWNVSPRVRALVTTRDGGVSDAPFGRWRDGADRPGGLNLGLKTGDDPAAVASNRARLVALTGVREAAWLEQIHGAAIVRAEDALAHAREHGAPARADAGVTDRAGIACVVMVADCMPVLLCDEAGRAVGAAHAGWRGLAAGIVEQTAARVAALAGVQANELHAYLGPSIGPNAFEVGTDVRDAFMNGTDGAQRNAAAKAFVAHPENAGKYLADLPALARLRLQRLGVTRISGGDLCTVTLRERFYSYRRDRETGRMAALIWIDEQAQSIAD
- the phaC gene encoding class I poly(R)-hydroxyalkanoic acid synthase, translating into MQQFLDAWMNAWRSFGAPPNGTMFQIPSLPHMPDLAQIAAGFPQIPAFPGMPDFSKLAAGALPSLPALSIPAAAIPPERLQKLQTDYSREAMELIQQATTSASKAPELKDRRFSADAWSAAPAYAFTAAWYLLNARYLQQMVDALDTVPKMRERIRFAVQQWTAAASPSNYLALNPEAQKTLLDSNGESLRQGVMNLLGDLQRGKISQTDESRFAVGENLANTEGSVVFENELLQLIQYKPRTPSVRERPLLIVPPCINKFYILDLQPENSLVAHALDSGHQVFLISWRNADQSIAHKTWDDYIDEGVLTSIDTVRKISGREQINTLGFCVGGTMLATALAVAAARGEHPAASMTLLTAMLDFSDTGVLDIFVDEAHVQMREQTIGGKNGAPPGLMRGIEFANTFSFLRPNDLVWNYVVDSYLKGRTPVPFDLLYWNSDSTSLPGPMYVWYLRNTYLENKLREPGALTTCGEPIDLTKIDVPTFIYGSREDHIVPWQTAYASAPLLTGPLKFVLGASGHIAGVINPPAKNKRSFWKLDTDAKTLPERADDWFDAATEVPGSWWPEWTGWLDQYGGKKVKPRATLGSDEFPVIEPAPGRYVRQRE